In Rutidosis leptorrhynchoides isolate AG116_Rl617_1_P2 chromosome 2, CSIRO_AGI_Rlap_v1, whole genome shotgun sequence, one genomic interval encodes:
- the LOC139891084 gene encoding protein LIGHT-DEPENDENT SHORT HYPOCOTYLS 10-like has translation MSSDQQNKGRSEIGEGSSRGGGGSSSGGDGGGGVLVPSDTQPPPPPQLSRYESQKRRDWNTFGQYLKNQRPPVALSHCNYSHVLDFLRYLDQFGKTKVHLQGCVYFGHPDPAGPCTCPLRQAWGSLDALIGRLRAAYEENGGLPEMNPFASGAIRVYLREIRDSQAKARGIPYKKKKKKKNTPILKTNEESSSFRMQQ, from the coding sequence ATGTCTAGTGATCAACAAAACAAGGGTAGATCAGAAATAGGTGAAGGATCATCAAGAGGTGgtggtggtagtagtagtggtggcGATGGCGGTGGTGGCGTACTTGTACCTTCTGATACACAACCACCACCGCCACCACAACTAAGTCGATACGAGTCACAAAAACGGCGCGATTGGAATACTTTTGGGCAATACTTAAAGAACCAAAGACCACCAGTTGCTTTGTCTCATTGCAACTATAGTCATGTACTAGATTTCCTTAGGTACCTTGACCAATTTGGAAAAACTAAGGTTCATTTACAAGGTTGTGTGTATTTCGGTCATCCGGATCCAGCTGGACCTTGTACTTGTCCACTTAGGCAAGCTTGGGGCAGCCTTGACGCCCTTATTGGACGACTTCGGGCAGCTTACGAAGAAAACGGTGGGTTACCAGAAATGAACCCGTTTGCTAGTGGCGCGATTAGGGTTTACTTGAGAGAAATTCGCGATTCACAAGCAAAAGCTAGAGGGATTCCTtacaagaagaaaaagaagaagaaaaatacccCGATTCTAAAAACGAATGAAGAATCATCGAGTTTTCGCATGCAACAATGA